The following is a genomic window from Capsicum annuum cultivar UCD-10X-F1 unplaced genomic scaffold, UCD10Xv1.1 ctg3094, whole genome shotgun sequence.
aatttaTTGCTGATGATTTGGCTGTATTAAGGAAAAATGCAAGTGCAAAGAACATCCTAGTGTGTAGACTAGGTCTAGCTGAGTACAACAAAGTTTCTACTTGCATCACTGCTAAACAAATTTGGTATGCCTTGGTGAATGCACATGAGAGCACCACTCAAGTGCGAAAAATCAAAATTGCTCTCCTCTTTACCAAATATAAAGATTTTATGATGAAGGAAAACGAATCCCTTCATCAGATGATGTCAAGACTCACTGCCTTAACAAATGAATTGACTTCTCTGGGAAAACTCATCCCTACTACGGAATAAGTTAAGAGAGTGTTAAGGGTCTTGCCTAAGCCTAAATGGGATGTCAAGGTTACTGCGATTAGGGAGGCAAAGGATCTAGGAAGTATGACTCTAAATGAGTTAGTAGGTAACCTGAAGACTTATCAGATATGCAGattgataaagaaaaaaaggatagGGTAGCTCTAGAGAAAACCTTGGCCCTAAAGGCTTTAGATAGTGATGGATAAATGGAACTGACCGAAGAACAAGTAGCCTTCAAAACAAAGAATTTTAGCAAAGTATTCAAAAAGAAGAATGGAACAGGTAGCAAGAGACGTTCCAATAACAATCCCACTGGGTGATATAAGTGTGGTTAGACTAATCAtcaagttagagattgtcctatcTGAGAAATTGAATGGAGAAAAGAAAGAGCTGAGAACGAAGACAAAGAAAAGGCATGAAAAGGGATAAGAAAGAATTTGCTACGATGGTTGCTTGGGGATCTGATTCTGAAGAATCAAATGAGAAATAAGTAGATGAAACTGTTCTCATGGATATTGAAGATTCAAACATGGAAGATGAACATAACATAGTTGAGGTAAGTGTTCCTAAACTTAAAAAGAATTTACATTAGTTTTCCAAAGAAAAGGTTGTTTCTCTAATGAAagattgaattgatgatttccaagaattaaatTCTGATTGGGATGAACTATTCAACATTCttgctgttgacacctaatttttgcctttCACAAGCAACTTCAATCTCgagtttctttatattttaataaaattacaacatttattttatctgaataaaagCTTCTCAAAGTATTTATTTAGGTgaatttgtcattttaagtagagaTTCTATATtgtcgtattcaattatacgagatattataattttgttacttaaatatttattttataaaatatcaaattttaatcaaggcttatcttgaaaataaattataatgattaaaatcttgatttaaatataatttatcctcaaagataatttatttggataaatatgtgtttgattttatcaaatcaagaaacaCGGGCTTAAATGAGGAATTAATTTGTATCGAACATCAATTTAATTTAACTAATCTATTAAATTCGAtcataattgaaactaaattacaattgcaatgcaattggccgaTTGACTTtaaatttggtcaaaatttaaatagaataggctAAATAAGAACTGaagttattttctaaataaacataaaaatttccTAAATCTCTAAtctacccaaaataaaatatataacccaTTCCGAACCCAACAAACCATCAAAACCCGACCCAATCAGTTTCTACAACAACACCAGCCCACTCCAAGAACACCAAAATCTGGCCCAGATAAGATTTTCTCCTTTAATTCAACCACAACATTCAATTGACAAACAACATCTTCAACAAAAATAGATGACAACACCACAACGGGTTTACATGTACAACTCCAAATGAACCAGCATACAACTCCGATACCAACGGCCATATCTGATCCAACACTGACCCAACATCAATTCG
Proteins encoded in this region:
- the LOC124891127 gene encoding uncharacterized protein LOC124891127, translating into MEMFIQGEYYELLESITVGPTIQIKLEDGQQFKKVRSEFIADDLAVLRKNASAKNILVCRLGLAEYNKVSTCITAKQIWYALVNAHESTTQVRKIKIALLFTKYKDFMMKENESLHQMMSRLTALTNELTSLGKLIPTTE